A region from the Arachis ipaensis cultivar K30076 chromosome B01, Araip1.1, whole genome shotgun sequence genome encodes:
- the LOC107639344 gene encoding galactokinase isoform X1 — translation MAKHEELPIPIFQSLNDVYGEGSQLEEAKLRFDTAKSKFQEFFGHAPQLFARSPGRVNLIGEHIDYEGYSVLPMAIRQDTIVAIRKNESSKKLRIANVNDKKYSMCTYPADPNQQLDLKNHKWGHYFICGYKGFYDYAKAKGVNVGPPVGLDVVIDGIVPTGSGLSSSAAFVCSSTIAIMAAFDANFPKKEIAQVTCDCERYVGTQSGGMDQAISVMAKTGFAELIDFNPIRATDVQLPAGGTFVIAHSLAESQKAVTAATNYNNRVVECRLASIVLGIKLGLNPKEAMSKVSTLSDVEGLCVQFAGKHNSSDPVLAVKEYLKEEPYTAEEIEAITGEKLRSFLGSNAAYVEVLKVAKHYKLHQRAAHVYSEARRVHAFKDVVSSNLSDEEMLKKLGDLMNESHYSCSVLYECSCPELEELVKVSRENGALGARLTGAGWGGCAVALVKESIVPQYILNLKEHYFQKRIDKGVIKKDDLGLYLFASKPSSGAAIFKF, via the exons atggCGAAACACGAGGAGCTTCCGATCCCCATTTTCCAAAGCTTGAACGATGTCTATGGCGAAGGCTCTCAGCTCGAAGAAGCTAAGCTCCGCTTTGACACGGCCAAGTCCAAGTTTCAAGAATTCTTCGGTCACGCGCCTCAACTCTTCGCTCGCTCACCTG GGAGAGTGAACTTGATTGGGGAGCACATTGACTATGAAGGATATTCGGTGTTGCCTATGGCAATTCGTCAAGATACGATCGTGGCAATTCGGAAGAATGAAAGCAGCAAGAAGCTTAGGATCGCTAATGTTAATGATAAAAAGTATTCCATGTGCACTTACCCTGCTGACCCCAACCAG CAACTCGATTTGAAGAATCACAAATGGGGCCACTATTTTATTTGTGG GTACAAAGGTTTCTACGACTATGCAAAAGCAAAAGGGGTGAATGTTGGCCCACCAGTTGGACTTGATGTTGTTATTGATGGAATTGTGCCAACAG GTTCTGGACTATCAAGTTCTGCAGCATTTGTTTGTTCTTCCACAATTGCTATTATGGCTGCTTTTGATGCTAACTTCCCAAAG AAAGAAATTGCACAAGTTACATGTGACTGTGAACGATATGTCGGGACCCAATCTGGTGGGATGGATCAG GCAATCTCTGTCATGGCCAAAACTGGCTTTGCAGAGCTGATTGATTTCAACCCAATTCGTGCAACTGATGTGCAACTTCCTGCTGGCGGGACTTTTGTGATAGCCCATTCTTTGGCAGAGTCTCAGAAGGCTGTTACTGCTGCTACAAATTATAATAATAGGGTTGTTGAATGCCGTTTGGCTTCT ATTGTGCTTGGTATAAAGTTGGGACTGAATCCCAAAGAGGCAATGTCAAAAGTGAGCACATTGTCTGACGTTGAAGGATTATGTGTACAATTTGCTGGTAAACATAATTCCTCTGATCCAGTACTTGCTGTCAAG GAATATTTGAAGGAAGAACCATATACAGCTGAAGAAATCGAGGCAATTACGGGTGAAAAGTTGAGGTCATTTTTGGGCAGCAATGCTGCTTATGTGGAAGTTTTAAAAGTTGCAAAGCACTACAAATTACATCAG AGAGCTGCTCATGTTTATTCGGAAGCCAGGAGGGTGCACGCTTTCAAGGACGTTGTATCATCAAATCTAAG TGATGAGGAGATGCTAAAGAAGCTTGGTGACCTAATGAACGAGAGTCATTATAGCTGCAGCGTTTTATATGAATGCAG CTGTCCTGAGTTGGAAGAACTCGTAAAAGTTTCTCGTGAGAATGGTGCCCTTGGGGCAAGGCTTACTGGAGCTGGATGGGGTGGCTGTGCTGTTGCTTTGGTGAAAGAGAGCATAGTCCCACAGTATATCCTTAATTTGAAG GAACATTATTTCCAAAAGAGGATTGACAAGGGTGTTATCAAGAAGGACGACCTTGGTCTTTATCTTTTTGCTTCGAAGCCATCAAGTGGTGCTGCCATCTTcaagttttaa
- the LOC107639344 gene encoding galactokinase isoform X2: MAKHEELPIPIFQSLNDVYGEGSQLEEAKLRFDTAKSKFQEFFGHAPQLFARSPGRVNLIGEHIDYEGYSVLPMAIRQDTIVAIRKNESSKKLRIANVNDKKYSMCTYPADPNQQLDLKNHKWGHYFICGYKGFYDYAKAKGVNVGPPVGLDVVIDGIVPTGSGLSSSAAFVCSSTIAIMAAFDANFPKAISVMAKTGFAELIDFNPIRATDVQLPAGGTFVIAHSLAESQKAVTAATNYNNRVVECRLASIVLGIKLGLNPKEAMSKVSTLSDVEGLCVQFAGKHNSSDPVLAVKEYLKEEPYTAEEIEAITGEKLRSFLGSNAAYVEVLKVAKHYKLHQRAAHVYSEARRVHAFKDVVSSNLSDEEMLKKLGDLMNESHYSCSVLYECSCPELEELVKVSRENGALGARLTGAGWGGCAVALVKESIVPQYILNLKEHYFQKRIDKGVIKKDDLGLYLFASKPSSGAAIFKF, translated from the exons atggCGAAACACGAGGAGCTTCCGATCCCCATTTTCCAAAGCTTGAACGATGTCTATGGCGAAGGCTCTCAGCTCGAAGAAGCTAAGCTCCGCTTTGACACGGCCAAGTCCAAGTTTCAAGAATTCTTCGGTCACGCGCCTCAACTCTTCGCTCGCTCACCTG GGAGAGTGAACTTGATTGGGGAGCACATTGACTATGAAGGATATTCGGTGTTGCCTATGGCAATTCGTCAAGATACGATCGTGGCAATTCGGAAGAATGAAAGCAGCAAGAAGCTTAGGATCGCTAATGTTAATGATAAAAAGTATTCCATGTGCACTTACCCTGCTGACCCCAACCAG CAACTCGATTTGAAGAATCACAAATGGGGCCACTATTTTATTTGTGG GTACAAAGGTTTCTACGACTATGCAAAAGCAAAAGGGGTGAATGTTGGCCCACCAGTTGGACTTGATGTTGTTATTGATGGAATTGTGCCAACAG GTTCTGGACTATCAAGTTCTGCAGCATTTGTTTGTTCTTCCACAATTGCTATTATGGCTGCTTTTGATGCTAACTTCCCAAAG GCAATCTCTGTCATGGCCAAAACTGGCTTTGCAGAGCTGATTGATTTCAACCCAATTCGTGCAACTGATGTGCAACTTCCTGCTGGCGGGACTTTTGTGATAGCCCATTCTTTGGCAGAGTCTCAGAAGGCTGTTACTGCTGCTACAAATTATAATAATAGGGTTGTTGAATGCCGTTTGGCTTCT ATTGTGCTTGGTATAAAGTTGGGACTGAATCCCAAAGAGGCAATGTCAAAAGTGAGCACATTGTCTGACGTTGAAGGATTATGTGTACAATTTGCTGGTAAACATAATTCCTCTGATCCAGTACTTGCTGTCAAG GAATATTTGAAGGAAGAACCATATACAGCTGAAGAAATCGAGGCAATTACGGGTGAAAAGTTGAGGTCATTTTTGGGCAGCAATGCTGCTTATGTGGAAGTTTTAAAAGTTGCAAAGCACTACAAATTACATCAG AGAGCTGCTCATGTTTATTCGGAAGCCAGGAGGGTGCACGCTTTCAAGGACGTTGTATCATCAAATCTAAG TGATGAGGAGATGCTAAAGAAGCTTGGTGACCTAATGAACGAGAGTCATTATAGCTGCAGCGTTTTATATGAATGCAG CTGTCCTGAGTTGGAAGAACTCGTAAAAGTTTCTCGTGAGAATGGTGCCCTTGGGGCAAGGCTTACTGGAGCTGGATGGGGTGGCTGTGCTGTTGCTTTGGTGAAAGAGAGCATAGTCCCACAGTATATCCTTAATTTGAAG GAACATTATTTCCAAAAGAGGATTGACAAGGGTGTTATCAAGAAGGACGACCTTGGTCTTTATCTTTTTGCTTCGAAGCCATCAAGTGGTGCTGCCATCTTcaagttttaa
- the LOC107639352 gene encoding uncharacterized protein LOC107639352: MDHRSAKDEDAEIDLECGVAISDDFQKSDDNKHRVSCNDSNLSGASMDFSEVTNKSSVHCAAKTPTSKEKHKKSCNKKSPKPPRPPRAPSLDAADQKLIREISELAMLKRARIERMKALKKMKAAKTSSASGSSMFAMIFTVIFCIVIVLQGMSPGKTSVASFQGSPEPAGEAEAALIEVQLQPHLNPSSSDVTAPSFESHSHNFVQRITGSDFPVKLSRDAH; encoded by the exons ATGGATCATAGAAGTGCAAAAGATGAGGATGCTGAAATTGATCTTGAATGTGGGGTGGCAATAAGTGATGATTTTCAGAAAAGTGATGATAATAAGCATAGGGTATCCTGCAATGACTCGAATTTAAGTGGAGCTTCCATGGATTTTTCGGAAGTTACAAACAAGTCTTCAGTACATTGTGCAGCCAAAACTCCTACCTCAAAGGAGAAGCATAAGAAGTCCTGTAACAAAAAGTCTCCGAAGCCTCCAAGGCCTCCGCGAGCTCCATCGTTGGATGCGGCCGACCAAAAGCTAATCAGGGAGATATCTGAACTCGCCATGTTGAAGCGTGCGAGGATAGAACGCATGAAAGCCTTGAAGAAGATGAAAGCTGCAAAGACATCTTCGGCTTCCGGAAGCAGCATGTTTGCCATGATTTTTACTGTTATCTTCTGCATTGTGATAGTACTCCAAG GCATGTCGCCTGGAAAAACTTCGGTGGCGAGTTTCCAGGGATCTCCTGAACCTGCAGGAGAAGCAGAAGCTGCTCTGATTGAAGTTCAACTTCAACCCCACCTCAATCCATCTTCAAGTGATGTAACTGCCCCCAGTTTTGAGTCTCACTCTCACAA CTTTGTTCAGCGAATTACCGGTTCGGATTTTCCTGTAAAACTGAGCAGAGATGCACATTAA
- the LOC107639362 gene encoding cell wall / vacuolar inhibitor of fructosidase 1, translated as MKNKASTSLTLVLLCLTLVSTRLVSSQSSSDDGGDDLIDQICKKTPFYELCSSILHSNPLTPKSDPKGMAVIMVNNIEENATDTLNYIQDLIKKTSDQQLEQQLAFCAESYIPVVKYILPQAVDALKQGKFGFASYCISDAEKELDACNKKFSGNQSPLGDRNGIMQKLVDVAAAIVKLLLNG; from the coding sequence atgaagaataaGGCCTCAACATCTTTAACACTTGTTCTTCTCTGCTTGACTCTTGTATCCACAAGACTAGTGAGTAGTCAAtcatcttcagatgatggtggtGATGATTTGATAGACCAAATATGCAAGAAGACACCATTCTATGAACTCTGCAGCAGCATCCTCCATTCAAATCCTCTCACCCCAAAGAGTGATCCAAAGGGTATGGCTGTGATAATGGTCAACAACATTGAAGAAAATGCCACTGACACTCTCAATTACATTCAAGACCTCATTAAGAAAACCTCTGATCAACAATTGGAGCAACAATTGGCCTTTTGTGCTGAGTCTTATATCCCTGTTGTTAAGTATATTCTTCCTCAAGCTGTTGATGCTTTGAAACAAGGCAAATTTGGCTTTGCAAGTTACTGTATTTCTGATGCTGAGAAAGAACTTGATGCTTGCAACAAGAAATTCTCTGGGAATCAGTCTCCTTTGGGTGATAGGAATGGGATTATGCAGAAGCTTGTTGATGTTGCTGCTGCAATTGTTAAGCTTTTGTTAAATGGCTga
- the LOC107614856 gene encoding cell wall / vacuolar inhibitor of fructosidase 1-like: MKQQYYLSSLNIFLCTIIVVVASMSHSDDDKPKVIVQACSNTPNPDQCFHYIKADPRSNTVKDVQDVGILMARILQLKAKLARDKIYRMMSAAERPDLKVHKLKACLGSYNNILNVDVEVAIDAFKDGNPRMAEVGADTASHGVSDCEESFNGESPITNFNTLI, encoded by the coding sequence ATGAAGCAGCAGTACTACTTATCATCTCTTAATATATTCTTGTGCACTATTATTGTTGTTGTAGCTTCAATGTCTCATAGTGATGATGACAAACCCAAAGTTATAGTGCAAGCATGTAGCAACACACCAAACCCTGACCAATGCTTCCACTACATCAAAGCTGATCCTAGGAGCAACACTGTTAAGGATGTCCAAGATGTTGGAATACTCATGGCAAGAATTTTACAACTCAAAGCAAAACTCGCCAGGGACAAAATCTACCGAATGATGTCGGCCGCAGAAAGACCGGATTTGAAGGTTCATAAGTTGAAAGCATGTCTTGGAAGTTACAATAATATTTTGAATGTTGATGTTGAAGTAGCCATTGATGCTTTCAAAGATGGGAATCCACGGATGGCTGAAGTTGGTGCTGATACCGCTTCCCATGGAGTCAGTGATTGTGAGGAAAGCTTCAATGGGGAATCTCCAATTACCAATTTCAATACTCTTATTTAG